One stretch of Bradyrhizobium canariense DNA includes these proteins:
- a CDS encoding thiamine pyrophosphate-binding protein: protein MSRNMLNGAQVIVDYLIQEKVPQVFGLCGHGNIQFIDALYERSDDIKTISVHHESVAGFMADVYYRVSGRPTATFTSCGPGSANLPISLGNAYLDSVPFMAVTGNVPTSQFNRGAFQELYRHYQADFPSTVRSYCKKVFQPTRGEMVPLAVRQAWKTMTTGRPGPVVLDVPFDVFVESAAEEAPNAKSWNGNISSRCGADPEGIVKAVDMLLGAERPVMIVGQGVRYGGAAEELLKLAERLQIPVAASASGLGAIDCNHPLALGLVARAGHYQANHATRQADVLLAMGMRFDDRTSSSWIPGYSFTIPPTKLIHVDIDPEEIGRNYPVALGLMADVRTFLRQIHAELDRRADLTKRADARKKWLAQIDTYRKEWDKFVAPGFSADTTPINPQRAALEIDKALPEDAILVSDIGVHHNWLLSFCKPKRPDSLIGSMGFGPMGFGVAGVMGAKFAAPDRPCVSVCGDGAFFMHANVLGTAVEYNLPVVWVVWNNYAYASIRGLQRGYLGGRELATDFHHPGTGERYNPDFAAMARSCGVEGVRVDRAGDLGEAIRRGIAANKPYLIDVDIAADINPSGAGVWELPGLGQSKAGIGVRYEPT from the coding sequence ATGTCGCGCAACATGCTCAACGGCGCCCAGGTCATCGTCGATTATCTGATCCAGGAAAAAGTGCCTCAGGTGTTCGGCCTGTGCGGTCACGGCAACATCCAGTTCATCGACGCGCTGTACGAGCGTTCCGACGACATCAAGACCATCTCGGTGCACCACGAAAGCGTCGCCGGCTTCATGGCGGACGTCTACTATCGCGTCTCGGGACGGCCGACCGCGACCTTTACGTCGTGCGGGCCCGGTTCGGCGAACCTGCCGATCTCGCTCGGTAACGCCTATCTCGACTCGGTACCGTTCATGGCGGTGACCGGCAACGTGCCAACCAGTCAGTTCAATCGCGGCGCGTTCCAGGAATTGTATCGGCACTATCAGGCCGACTTTCCCTCGACGGTGCGCTCCTATTGCAAAAAGGTGTTCCAGCCGACGCGCGGCGAGATGGTGCCGCTCGCAGTCCGGCAAGCCTGGAAAACCATGACGACGGGCCGTCCGGGCCCGGTGGTGTTGGATGTTCCCTTTGACGTGTTTGTGGAATCGGCCGCCGAGGAAGCGCCGAACGCCAAAAGCTGGAATGGTAACATCTCCAGCCGCTGCGGTGCCGATCCGGAAGGGATCGTCAAGGCGGTAGATATGCTGCTCGGAGCCGAGCGGCCGGTGATGATCGTAGGCCAGGGCGTGCGTTACGGCGGTGCGGCGGAAGAACTGCTCAAATTGGCCGAACGTCTGCAAATTCCGGTCGCAGCGTCCGCGAGCGGGCTTGGCGCGATCGATTGTAATCATCCGCTCGCGCTCGGTCTCGTCGCGCGCGCCGGCCATTATCAGGCCAATCACGCGACACGGCAGGCCGACGTGCTGCTGGCGATGGGGATGCGTTTCGACGATCGTACCTCGAGTTCGTGGATCCCGGGTTATTCCTTCACCATTCCGCCGACGAAACTTATTCACGTCGATATCGATCCCGAAGAAATCGGCCGTAATTATCCGGTGGCGCTCGGCCTGATGGCTGATGTGCGTACCTTCCTGCGTCAAATTCATGCCGAGCTTGATCGGCGCGCCGACCTCACCAAACGCGCCGATGCCCGCAAAAAGTGGCTGGCGCAGATCGACACCTATCGCAAGGAATGGGACAAATTCGTCGCTCCCGGATTTTCCGCCGACACCACGCCGATCAATCCGCAGCGCGCCGCGCTGGAGATCGACAAGGCGCTGCCTGAGGACGCGATTCTCGTCAGCGACATTGGCGTGCATCACAATTGGCTGTTGAGCTTTTGCAAGCCGAAGCGGCCGGACTCGTTGATCGGCTCGATGGGCTTTGGCCCGATGGGCTTTGGGGTTGCCGGTGTGATGGGGGCGAAGTTCGCGGCGCCCGACCGGCCGTGCGTCTCGGTGTGCGGCGACGGCGCGTTCTTCATGCATGCCAATGTGCTGGGAACGGCGGTGGAATATAATCTGCCCGTGGTCTGGGTGGTCTGGAACAACTACGCCTATGCCTCGATCCGCGGTTTGCAACGCGGTTATCTCGGTGGCCGGGAGCTTGCGACCGACTTCCATCATCCCGGCACCGGCGAACGCTACAATCCGGATTTCGCCGCGATGGCGCGTTCCTGTGGTGTGGAAGGCGTGCGGGTTGACCGCGCCGGCGATCTCGGCGAGGCCATTCGGAGGGGGATCGCCGCCAACAAACCGTATCTGATCGACGTCGATATTGCCGCCGATATCAATCCGAGCGGCGCCGGAGTTTGGGAGCTGCCGGGACTTGGGCAAAGCAAGGCGGGGATCGGCGTGCGCTATGAGCCGACGTGA
- a CDS encoding 1-aminocyclopropane-1-carboxylate deaminase, with product MLSKFERYPLTFGPTPIEKLSRLTKYLGRDVEIFAKREDCNSGLAFGGNKLRKLEYIVPDAIASNADTLVSIGGVQSNHTRMVAAVAAKLGMKCRLIQESWVPHEDAVYDRVGNIMLSRIMGADIQLVDESFDIGIRDSWVAALEDVKAKGGKPYAIPAGASVHKFGGLGYVGFAEEVRMQEKQMGMKFDFIIVCTVTGSTHAGMVVGFGADGRERQVIGIDASYTPAQTKAQVLDIAQKTSALVGGKAVTADDIILLEDYAYPAYGVPSKETVQAIRLSAQLEGMMTDPVYEGKSMQGMIDLVQKGFFPRGSKVLYAHLGGAPALNGYSYTFRNG from the coding sequence ATGCTATCGAAGTTTGAACGCTACCCGCTGACCTTTGGCCCGACCCCGATCGAGAAATTATCCCGGTTGACCAAGTATTTGGGCCGTGATGTCGAGATTTTCGCTAAACGTGAAGACTGCAACTCCGGACTTGCCTTTGGAGGCAACAAGCTGCGCAAGCTCGAATACATCGTGCCCGATGCGATTGCCAGCAACGCCGACACGCTGGTCTCCATTGGCGGCGTGCAGTCCAATCACACGCGCATGGTTGCGGCGGTCGCGGCAAAACTCGGGATGAAATGTCGCCTGATCCAGGAGAGCTGGGTACCGCACGAGGATGCGGTCTACGATCGGGTCGGAAATATCATGCTTTCCCGCATCATGGGGGCGGATATCCAGCTCGTGGATGAAAGCTTCGACATCGGTATCCGCGACAGCTGGGTCGCGGCGCTGGAAGACGTCAAGGCCAAGGGCGGCAAGCCCTACGCCATTCCTGCGGGCGCTTCCGTGCATAAATTCGGCGGCCTTGGCTATGTGGGCTTCGCCGAGGAGGTACGGATGCAGGAAAAGCAGATGGGGATGAAATTCGACTTCATCATCGTGTGCACTGTAACCGGTTCTACCCATGCCGGCATGGTGGTTGGGTTCGGTGCTGATGGACGCGAACGCCAGGTCATCGGGATCGATGCCTCCTATACGCCGGCGCAGACCAAGGCGCAGGTGCTCGACATTGCCCAGAAGACGTCAGCCCTGGTCGGCGGCAAGGCCGTTACAGCCGACGACATCATCTTGCTGGAGGACTACGCCTATCCGGCCTACGGTGTGCCGTCCAAGGAGACCGTTCAGGCGATCCGCCTGTCCGCCCAGCTCGAGGGAATGATGACCGACCCGGTCTACGAGGGAAAATCGATGCAGGGGATGATCGATCTCGTCCAAAAAGGATTTTTTCCGAGGGGCTCGAAGGTGCTCTACGCCCATCTGGGCGGCGCCCCGGCCCTCAACGGTTATAGTTACACCTTCCGCAACGGCTGA
- a CDS encoding branched-chain amino acid ABC transporter ATP-binding protein/permease, protein MTTSRAEKYQPLLLAGLALIVLPFALQALGLSLNTGTMVVALAVAAMALNLCVGYTGLVSFGHGTWFGIGAYAAGLIQLHWFGGEIWLPLLLSTIVVAVLSAIVGVVILRRRGVYFSLLTLALVALTYTTAFRWSNVTGGEDGLGGLKRGSIGPFSLDNALNYYIVVALLSLGALYALLRLVRSPFGHVLMAIRENQLRATFQGYPVERYKLGVFVISAVVTGFAGGLVAFQNYLVSAEAVSVAFSGELLAIVVIGGMRNMLGPALGALCFILFRELFSIWTPNWLLWFGLIFIAFVLYSPGGLIGIWDTISRRWRPAPEESAAMSKRRIYEGLPLPDFLMPRSRTGKVLEVDGVSKSFGGIRAVSNAGLQIRAGEIHALIGPNGAGKTTLFNLISGLYPADTGTIRLNGREIQGVPSNLICHSGLARSFQITNLFRGLSIYENLRLSLQARHAMRFNLWRDIDSYSDIHAETAELVKFLGLEGIEEIEGGELSYGGQRLVDLGIALGSKPQVLLLDEPLAGLAAAERERVSNLVKNIAANIPVLIVEHDIDRVLGFSHQVTVMNQGEVLMTDTPDAVRADRRVQEIYTGTGIPEVVHHRTDDAQQDAARLLRFEGVNTFYGKSHILHDATLDVREGEIVALLGRNGAGKSTLLKTLAGLVPLASGKIEYAGSDIARLPAPDIARRGIGYVPQGRGLFAGMTVRENLSLGRLARNTDGSHGVVWSEEKIFEYFPRLKERMNVAADYLSGGEQQMVAVARAMSGNVKLLLLDEPFEGLAPAVVLELFRVFDQLRRHVSIVIVEHNLDLVLALADRVFALERGAVFHQGPAAPLLTDLEYRKQILWL, encoded by the coding sequence ATGACCACGTCGCGCGCCGAAAAATATCAGCCCCTATTGTTGGCGGGCCTCGCACTGATCGTGCTGCCTTTTGCCTTGCAGGCGCTCGGCCTCTCGCTGAACACCGGAACCATGGTAGTGGCGCTCGCGGTCGCCGCCATGGCACTCAATCTCTGCGTCGGCTATACTGGGCTGGTCTCGTTCGGCCACGGCACCTGGTTCGGAATTGGCGCCTATGCCGCGGGCCTGATCCAGTTGCACTGGTTCGGCGGCGAAATCTGGCTGCCATTGCTGTTGTCGACCATTGTGGTCGCGGTGCTCTCGGCGATCGTAGGCGTCGTGATCTTGCGGCGTCGGGGCGTTTATTTCTCGCTGTTGACGCTGGCGCTTGTGGCGCTCACCTACACGACCGCGTTCCGCTGGAGCAATGTGACGGGCGGCGAAGACGGGTTGGGCGGCTTGAAGCGCGGCAGCATCGGACCGTTCAGCCTCGACAACGCCCTCAATTATTACATCGTCGTCGCACTGCTCTCTCTCGGAGCGCTTTATGCGCTGCTTCGGCTGGTGCGTTCGCCGTTCGGCCATGTCCTGATGGCGATCCGTGAGAACCAGCTGCGCGCCACCTTCCAGGGTTACCCGGTCGAGCGCTACAAGCTCGGCGTCTTCGTGATCTCGGCGGTGGTAACAGGCTTCGCCGGCGGGTTGGTTGCGTTCCAGAATTACCTCGTTTCCGCGGAAGCGGTTTCGGTCGCATTTTCCGGCGAGCTGTTGGCGATCGTCGTCATCGGCGGCATGCGCAATATGCTGGGACCGGCGCTCGGCGCGCTGTGCTTTATTCTGTTCCGGGAATTATTTTCGATCTGGACGCCGAACTGGCTGCTGTGGTTCGGGCTGATCTTTATCGCCTTCGTGCTGTATTCGCCCGGCGGCCTGATCGGGATTTGGGATACGATCAGCCGACGATGGCGGCCGGCGCCGGAAGAGAGCGCGGCGATGAGCAAGCGCAGGATCTATGAAGGGCTGCCGCTGCCGGATTTCCTGATGCCTCGGAGCCGCACGGGGAAAGTGCTGGAGGTCGACGGCGTTTCGAAAAGCTTCGGCGGCATTCGTGCGGTATCCAATGCAGGCCTTCAAATCAGGGCCGGCGAGATTCACGCCTTGATTGGCCCGAACGGCGCCGGGAAGACCACGCTGTTCAACCTGATATCAGGACTGTATCCGGCAGACACCGGCACCATTCGTCTCAACGGCCGCGAGATTCAAGGCGTGCCCTCAAACCTCATCTGCCACAGCGGGCTCGCGCGCTCATTCCAGATCACCAATCTGTTTCGCGGTCTTTCGATCTACGAAAATCTGCGTCTTTCGCTGCAGGCGCGGCATGCCATGCGCTTCAACCTTTGGCGCGATATCGACAGCTATAGCGACATTCACGCCGAAACGGCAGAGCTGGTGAAATTCCTCGGCCTGGAGGGAATCGAGGAAATCGAGGGCGGCGAGCTATCCTACGGCGGCCAGCGCCTGGTGGATCTGGGAATTGCGCTGGGTTCGAAACCCCAGGTGCTGCTGCTCGATGAGCCGCTGGCGGGCCTTGCGGCAGCGGAACGCGAACGGGTCTCTAACCTGGTCAAGAACATCGCCGCAAACATTCCGGTGCTGATCGTCGAGCATGACATCGATCGCGTGCTTGGCTTTTCGCATCAGGTCACCGTGATGAATCAGGGCGAAGTCTTGATGACGGATACGCCCGACGCGGTGCGCGCGGACCGGCGCGTGCAGGAGATTTATACCGGCACCGGCATTCCCGAGGTCGTGCACCACCGCACCGATGATGCTCAACAGGACGCCGCACGACTGCTGCGTTTCGAAGGCGTCAACACCTTCTACGGTAAAAGCCATATCCTTCATGACGCAACATTGGATGTGCGCGAAGGCGAAATCGTCGCCCTGCTCGGCCGTAACGGCGCCGGCAAATCGACATTGTTGAAAACGCTGGCGGGACTCGTTCCGCTGGCGTCCGGCAAAATCGAGTATGCCGGCAGTGACATCGCCAGGCTGCCGGCGCCCGACATCGCGCGGCGAGGAATCGGCTATGTGCCGCAGGGGCGAGGCCTGTTTGCCGGCATGACGGTGCGGGAAAACCTCTCGCTCGGCCGGCTGGCGCGCAACACCGACGGCAGCCATGGCGTGGTGTGGAGTGAGGAGAAAATCTTCGAATATTTTCCTCGCCTGAAAGAACGCATGAATGTCGCCGCGGATTACCTGTCCGGTGGCGAGCAGCAAATGGTGGCCGTGGCGCGCGCCATGTCCGGCAACGTAAAACTGCTGCTGCTGGACGAACCGTTCGAGGGTCTCGCGCCGGCCGTGGTGCTCGAGCTGTTCAGGGTATTCGACCAGTTGCGACGGCACGTTTCCATTGTGATCGTCGAGCATAATCTCGATCTGGTGCTGGCGCTGGCCGACCGTGTGTTCGCGCTGGAACGCGGCGCCGTGTTTCATCAGGGCCCTGCCGCTCCGCTGCTGACCGACCTCGAATACCGCAAGCAAATCCTGTGGCTGTGA
- a CDS encoding ABC transporter substrate-binding protein, which yields MTRYSRRTLLKAGAAFAGASAIGFPSIVSGQTEKVKIGHLTPLTGFLGALGAYAQLGIRMAEEEINQSGGVMGRQIDVTSEDSVNPATAASKAQRMLDQDGVAVLMGEINSASALTIMQVADRNKRLFMQIGARSDALRGKNCNRYTFHVDIPSTVMVNAVGKALVRDNMMKDKKFYTLTADYIFGHDLARAAKSFFDANGGKLIGDELVATDVTDFSPYLLKIRQSKPDVVCSNLAGNQVTNLIKQYAEFGLPYPIVGFNLNTADAWAAGDGNLSGTWPTVWYHTSDVPASKTFVANFIKKNGKPPENHAWIEYISLKMMAQAMNKTKSTDTEKLIAYFEKETQFDILKARKGYFRNWDHQLMQEAYPFTVKPKGQAKDQWDTLELGAAIPGPNESLESIALTKEQNPCSM from the coding sequence ATGACCCGCTACAGCCGACGAACGCTATTGAAGGCAGGCGCTGCGTTTGCCGGTGCTTCAGCCATCGGATTTCCGTCGATCGTCAGCGGCCAGACCGAAAAGGTCAAAATCGGTCACCTGACGCCGCTGACCGGCTTTCTTGGCGCGCTCGGCGCCTACGCCCAGCTCGGCATTCGCATGGCGGAGGAAGAGATCAACCAGTCCGGCGGCGTCATGGGCCGGCAGATCGACGTCACGTCGGAAGATTCCGTCAATCCCGCCACCGCCGCGAGCAAGGCGCAGCGCATGCTGGATCAGGACGGCGTCGCGGTGCTGATGGGCGAAATCAATTCAGCCTCGGCGCTGACCATCATGCAGGTGGCCGACCGCAACAAGCGGCTGTTCATGCAAATCGGCGCGCGCTCGGATGCGCTGCGCGGCAAGAACTGCAACAGATACACTTTCCACGTCGATATCCCGAGCACGGTGATGGTCAACGCCGTCGGCAAGGCGCTGGTGCGCGACAACATGATGAAGGACAAAAAGTTCTACACGCTGACCGCCGACTACATCTTCGGCCATGATCTCGCCCGCGCCGCCAAGTCGTTCTTCGATGCCAATGGCGGCAAGCTGATCGGCGACGAACTGGTCGCGACCGATGTTACCGACTTCAGCCCCTATCTCCTGAAGATCCGCCAGTCGAAACCGGACGTGGTCTGCTCCAACCTCGCCGGCAACCAGGTCACCAATCTGATCAAGCAATACGCCGAATTCGGCCTGCCCTACCCGATCGTCGGCTTCAATCTCAACACCGCCGACGCCTGGGCCGCCGGCGACGGTAACCTCAGCGGCACCTGGCCGACGGTCTGGTATCACACCTCGGATGTCCCGGCTTCCAAGACGTTCGTGGCCAACTTCATCAAGAAGAACGGCAAGCCGCCCGAGAACCATGCCTGGATCGAATACATCTCGCTGAAGATGATGGCGCAGGCCATGAACAAGACCAAATCGACCGACACGGAAAAGCTGATCGCTTATTTCGAGAAGGAAACGCAGTTCGATATCCTGAAGGCGCGCAAGGGTTATTTCAGGAACTGGGATCACCAGCTGATGCAGGAGGCCTACCCTTTCACGGTCAAACCCAAGGGTCAGGCCAAGGATCAGTGGGACACGCTCGAACTCGGCGCGGCGATTCCCGGACCGAACGAGTCGCTTGAATCCATTGCGCTGACGAAAGAGCAGAACCCCTGCTCGATGTAG
- a CDS encoding branched-chain amino acid ABC transporter permease, producing MQFEFLLEQVVNGLVLGGYYLLIALGLSLIFSVGGVVNLAHGAFYALGAYLSVEITKYLGFGPAVVLSPVAVAMLGILFERYLLRCFYTADPILSLLVTFGLAMVTEQVIRIVWGSAPLSASIPPVFRGSVIVGDFLFSRYRLLILAVVAAVLIGIWLLLHKTAFGRVVRAGIQRPDMVAALGIRLQPYMTVIVMLGVGMAALGGAFFAPITIVHPAMGAEIITVAFVVVVIGGLGSFWGVVIAALLVGVVRGITIHFAPAAGEASIYVLMFVVLLVRPRGLLGERIEKFE from the coding sequence ATGCAGTTCGAGTTCTTGCTGGAACAGGTGGTGAATGGCCTCGTGCTCGGAGGCTATTATCTCTTGATCGCACTCGGACTGTCGCTGATCTTTAGCGTCGGCGGCGTGGTGAACCTGGCGCACGGCGCGTTTTACGCACTCGGCGCTTATCTGTCCGTCGAAATCACAAAATATCTCGGCTTTGGCCCGGCGGTGGTGCTGTCGCCGGTCGCTGTCGCCATGCTCGGCATTCTGTTTGAACGATATTTGTTGCGCTGTTTCTACACGGCGGATCCGATCCTGAGCCTGCTGGTCACCTTCGGTCTCGCGATGGTCACCGAGCAGGTGATCCGCATCGTCTGGGGCTCGGCCCCTTTGTCGGCCTCGATACCGCCGGTGTTTCGCGGTTCGGTCATCGTCGGCGATTTCCTGTTTTCGCGGTACCGTCTGCTCATCCTTGCGGTGGTCGCGGCGGTCCTGATCGGGATCTGGCTTTTGCTGCACAAGACCGCGTTCGGCCGCGTCGTGCGCGCCGGCATCCAGCGGCCCGACATGGTTGCCGCCCTCGGCATCCGGTTGCAACCCTATATGACCGTGATCGTGATGCTGGGCGTCGGCATGGCGGCGCTTGGCGGCGCGTTCTTTGCTCCGATCACGATCGTGCATCCGGCCATGGGAGCCGAGATCATTACCGTCGCCTTTGTCGTGGTGGTGATCGGCGGCCTCGGCAGCTTCTGGGGCGTCGTGATCGCCGCGTTGCTGGTGGGTGTCGTGCGCGGTATCACCATTCATTTCGCGCCGGCCGCCGGCGAAGCATCGATCTACGTATTGATGTTTGTGGTGCTGCTGGTGCGCCCGCGCGGGTTGCTTGGCGAGCGCATCGAGAAGTTCGAATGA
- a CDS encoding FAD-binding protein yields MNPDLQKLVIVGHGAAGLAAAVAAAEQARSLGSRADITLLEKSREDEAGGNTRWSPSYMRMAAPDRLAPEFEEDMRRASGVLADRGYFRTLANNAAVTIGWLQAHGVEFDTPVYYLSAGPPRIQPIGGGRAIVEKLSDAARKAGVKFLYESPVNRLVAKSDGVGGVEVGSSDGANTTLEADAVVLASGGFQGNVTMMRKHFGPAAETLKLISPGTRFDTGDGIRMAMELGAAVSGDWNGMHIEPIDPRSRQSAPVMLVYPYGIVVDQDGRRFFDEGGGLVHETWEAFARDIHFARSRHIAYAILDSRLYDISGFERAIRSDMPPYQAETIEALAALIDIPARNLTDTIETFNAAATGDAARFDATRCDGLAADSGLDPPKSNWARAITRPPFLAYPVVGAIAYTFGGLATNVKAEVLSERGPIPGLYAAGETTGHFYQTAPNAVSVLRSLVFGRIAGRQAIDFLQSRIRQARM; encoded by the coding sequence ATGAATCCTGATCTTCAAAAACTGGTTATCGTCGGGCACGGAGCGGCCGGCCTTGCTGCGGCGGTTGCGGCGGCCGAGCAGGCGCGCAGTCTCGGCTCGCGCGCCGACATTACCTTGCTTGAAAAATCGCGCGAAGACGAAGCGGGCGGAAACACCCGCTGGAGTCCGTCCTACATGCGGATGGCCGCACCCGATCGGCTCGCGCCGGAGTTTGAAGAAGATATGCGCCGGGCATCCGGCGTATTGGCCGATCGAGGTTATTTTCGAACGCTTGCGAATAATGCCGCGGTGACGATCGGATGGCTACAAGCCCATGGCGTCGAATTTGATACGCCGGTCTATTATCTCAGTGCCGGGCCGCCGCGTATCCAGCCCATTGGAGGCGGCCGAGCCATCGTCGAAAAGCTTTCCGATGCGGCGAGAAAGGCAGGGGTGAAGTTTCTCTACGAATCTCCGGTCAATCGGCTAGTGGCCAAAAGCGATGGCGTCGGTGGCGTGGAGGTCGGATCCAGCGACGGCGCCAACACAACGCTCGAGGCCGATGCCGTCGTTCTCGCCTCCGGTGGATTTCAGGGCAATGTCACAATGATGCGCAAGCATTTCGGGCCGGCGGCCGAAACCCTCAAACTCATCTCGCCCGGCACGCGCTTCGACACCGGCGATGGGATACGCATGGCCATGGAGCTGGGTGCGGCTGTTTCGGGCGACTGGAACGGCATGCACATCGAGCCCATCGATCCGCGCAGCCGTCAATCCGCACCGGTCATGCTGGTCTACCCTTACGGTATCGTGGTCGATCAGGATGGACGACGTTTCTTCGACGAAGGCGGTGGGCTCGTGCACGAGACCTGGGAAGCATTCGCCCGAGACATTCACTTCGCGCGGTCGAGGCACATCGCATACGCGATCCTGGATAGCCGCCTCTACGATATTTCCGGCTTCGAGCGCGCGATCAGGTCGGACATGCCGCCCTACCAAGCCGAGACGATCGAAGCTCTGGCGGCGCTGATCGATATTCCCGCTCGCAATCTGACGGACACGATCGAGACGTTCAATGCCGCGGCGACCGGCGATGCTGCCCGCTTCGACGCCACGCGTTGCGACGGGCTGGCCGCGGACAGCGGGCTCGATCCGCCGAAATCGAACTGGGCGCGCGCGATTACAAGGCCGCCCTTTCTTGCTTATCCTGTGGTCGGCGCCATCGCCTATACGTTCGGCGGACTCGCCACCAATGTGAAGGCCGAAGTTCTGAGCGAGCGCGGACCAATTCCCGGTCTCTACGCGGCAGGGGAAACCACCGGGCACTTTTATCAGACGGCGCCGAACGCGGTCTCGGTACTGCGGTCGCTTGTTTTCGGAAGGATCGCAGGAAGACAGGCTATCGATTTCCTGCAGAGCCGGATCAGACAGGCGCGAATGTAA
- a CDS encoding SDR family oxidoreductase, with protein MLAGKKVVVIGGSSGIGLSTAELAKREGAEVFIASRNADCLSAVAGKLGVKAIPADVTSDESIASLFRSCGPVDHVVVTAAQLRTGPFKTVAMEDVRATMESKFWGAWRVARSAEIRAGGSLTLVSGYLSIRPRPNSAIVGAANGALESLARSLALELAPVRVNAVSPGIIDTPIRAAMPEQARRDMLAKTAAALPVGRVGTGEDIARQILAFMTIGFATGSIVYLDGGALIT; from the coding sequence ATGCTCGCAGGCAAGAAGGTCGTGGTCATCGGCGGCTCTTCCGGTATCGGTCTCTCGACAGCCGAACTGGCAAAACGCGAAGGCGCTGAGGTTTTTATTGCCTCCCGGAACGCAGACTGCCTGAGCGCGGTTGCCGGCAAGTTGGGTGTCAAGGCGATCCCTGCTGACGTCACCAGCGATGAGAGCATCGCCAGCCTTTTTCGCAGTTGCGGTCCAGTCGATCATGTCGTGGTGACTGCTGCGCAGCTCCGCACCGGTCCGTTCAAGACCGTGGCGATGGAGGATGTTCGCGCCACGATGGAAAGCAAGTTTTGGGGCGCCTGGCGCGTGGCGCGATCGGCGGAAATCCGTGCCGGCGGTTCGCTCACGCTGGTCTCCGGTTATCTGAGCATCCGTCCGCGGCCGAACTCCGCGATCGTGGGCGCCGCCAACGGCGCGCTTGAGTCGCTCGCCCGCAGCCTCGCGCTCGAGCTTGCGCCGGTGCGAGTCAACGCGGTTTCGCCTGGAATCATCGACACCCCGATCCGCGCCGCGATGCCGGAACAGGCGCGCCGCGATATGCTCGCCAAGACCGCCGCTGCTTTGCCGGTCGGCCGCGTCGGCACCGGTGAAGATATCGCGCGGCAGATCCTTGCTTTCATGACCATCGGCTTTGCGACGGGATCGATCGTCTATCTCGATGGGGGAGCCCTCATTACCTGA
- a CDS encoding IclR family transcriptional regulator: protein MRTRTKQKSSEKPASLRKAAIAKLVQPPQGDIDDDADDRQRVGVQSLGRAFAILEEVARHREGIGLAELSKLVGLHNSTTFHLAKTMVSLGYLRQEKDSKRYRVGRPLFALAAGALDEIEMVNVATPVLEDLSRKTSESGHFAVRMGDAVVVIARTSGPGAFQLTDRVGVVRPAHCTALGKIILASLRPDQLQRFLERVEMKPSTTKSITDVPVLLREIAEIKRSGIAFDDGEFNPEVRCIAVPVMDFTGQVIGALGISGPIWRLSNQALQGHAKIVRAAANRLSVEFGAKGMTKSS, encoded by the coding sequence GTGAGAACCCGTACCAAACAAAAGAGCAGTGAGAAGCCGGCCAGCCTGCGCAAGGCGGCGATCGCGAAACTGGTCCAACCCCCGCAGGGCGATATCGATGACGATGCCGACGACCGGCAGCGGGTCGGGGTCCAGTCGCTTGGCCGCGCTTTCGCGATCCTTGAAGAGGTCGCGCGGCACCGCGAAGGGATTGGGCTCGCGGAATTGAGCAAGCTGGTGGGCTTGCACAATTCCACCACGTTCCATCTCGCCAAGACGATGGTGTCGCTGGGCTATCTGCGCCAGGAAAAGGATTCCAAGCGCTACCGCGTCGGCCGGCCGCTGTTTGCACTGGCCGCAGGCGCGCTCGACGAAATCGAAATGGTCAATGTCGCCACGCCGGTACTGGAAGATTTGTCGCGAAAAACCAGCGAAAGCGGCCATTTTGCGGTTCGCATGGGCGATGCCGTCGTCGTCATCGCCCGCACCAGCGGCCCCGGCGCATTTCAGCTCACCGACCGCGTCGGTGTGGTGCGGCCGGCGCACTGCACCGCGCTCGGCAAGATCATCCTCGCTTCGCTTCGACCCGATCAATTGCAACGCTTTCTGGAGCGCGTCGAGATGAAGCCGTCGACCACGAAATCGATCACCGACGTCCCGGTCCTGTTGCGGGAAATTGCCGAAATCAAACGCAGCGGCATTGCGTTCGACGATGGCGAGTTCAATCCGGAAGTCCGTTGCATCGCAGTACCGGTGATGGATTTCACCGGGCAAGTCATCGGAGCGCTTGGCATCTCCGGCCCGATCTGGCGCCTGTCCAACCAGGCGCTGCAAGGCCACGCCAAGATCGTACGCGCCGCGGCAAATCGCCTGTCCGTCGAGTTTGGCGCCAAAGGTATGACGAAATCCTCTTGA